Proteins encoded by one window of Collimonas fungivorans:
- a CDS encoding H-NS family nucleoid-associated regulatory protein, translating into MDLSGLTVAELRALQDQVKQALKDREHQEQIKAREQILAIAQSAGISLQDLLGAQSRGKTTVSKVKVAVRYRHPSDASLQWTGRGRQPKWVQDWVASGQSLDAIRV; encoded by the coding sequence ATGGATTTATCTGGATTGACAGTAGCTGAATTGCGAGCACTGCAGGATCAAGTCAAGCAAGCCTTGAAAGATCGCGAGCATCAAGAACAGATCAAGGCACGCGAGCAGATTCTGGCGATTGCCCAAAGCGCCGGGATCTCCCTGCAAGATTTGCTCGGCGCGCAATCGCGCGGGAAAACTACAGTTTCCAAGGTCAAAGTCGCGGTCCGTTATCGCCATCCGTCGGATGCGTCGCTGCAATGGACCGGTCGTGGCCGTCAGCCTAAATGGGTTCAGGATTGGGTTGCATCCGGCCAGTCCCTGGATGCCATACGCGTATAA
- a CDS encoding formate dehydrogenase subunit gamma, translating to MNNSERDLKEEKIQRYNAKERINHWIVAITFVILALSGLALFHPAMFWLSFVLGGGPWTRILHPFIGLVMFLCFAILALGFWRHNLVEKNDIAWLKGIRDVVNNREENLPPVGRYNGGQKLLFWMMIACMIGLLLSGIVIWRAWFSWMFPIFVIRAAVVLHALCGFLLIVGIVVHIYAALWIKGTVAAMTRGTVSRAWARKHHPAWYRKMTGE from the coding sequence ATGAACAATTCTGAACGAGACCTAAAAGAAGAAAAGATCCAACGCTACAACGCCAAGGAGCGCATCAACCACTGGATCGTTGCCATCACGTTTGTCATACTGGCGCTGTCAGGGCTGGCGCTGTTTCATCCAGCCATGTTCTGGCTCAGCTTCGTGCTCGGCGGCGGACCATGGACGCGGATCCTGCATCCATTCATCGGGCTGGTGATGTTCCTTTGCTTTGCGATATTGGCGCTGGGTTTCTGGCGGCACAACCTGGTCGAAAAAAACGACATCGCCTGGCTGAAAGGCATACGCGACGTAGTCAACAACCGCGAAGAAAACCTGCCGCCGGTGGGCCGTTACAACGGCGGCCAGAAGCTGTTATTCTGGATGATGATAGCCTGCATGATTGGCCTGCTGCTGTCCGGCATCGTCATCTGGCGCGCCTGGTTCTCCTGGATGTTCCCGATATTCGTCATCCGGGCGGCAGTTGTGCTGCATGCGTTGTGCGGTTTCCTGCTTATCGTCGGCATCGTCGTACATATCTACGCCGCGCTGTGGATCAAGGGAACGGTAGCCGCCATGACGCGCGGAACGGTCAGCCGCGCCTGGGCACGCAAGCATCACCCGGCGTGGTACAGGAAAATGACTGGCGAATAA
- the selA gene encoding L-seryl-tRNA(Sec) selenium transferase encodes MAAAITPAGAAAAATASASNIPSVDRVLNLADIKPLLALYGRTQLAAALRKHLDKLRADALAGKLMPADVDESQLIDILEKQLAAASRLHLRALFNLTGTVLHTNLGRALLPDEAVQAVVSALTSPGNLEFDLETGGRGDRDSLVEDVLCELTGAEAATVVNNNAAAVLLMLNALAQKKEVIVSRGELVEIGGAFRIPDIMQRAGAKLVEIGTTNRTHPADYANAITPRSAMLMKVHCSNYAISGFTRSVEVSALAELAQPHGLPVTVDLGSGTLVDLTQWGLPGETTVRETIRQGADLVTFSGDKLLGGPQAGLIVGRADLIRRIKKNPLKRALRVGKLTLAALEPVLRLYLAPEFLAERLTTLRLLTRSQPSIKAQAERLLPALQSLLGTHYTVSAEAMFSQIGSGALPVDQLPSHGLVVRAGNAANGGKRHGRALDKLEKALRQLPRPVIGRIANDALWLDCRCLEQQDEALFSTQLQGLSI; translated from the coding sequence ATGGCTGCTGCAATCACGCCGGCCGGGGCGGCAGCTGCTGCGACAGCCTCTGCCAGCAACATTCCCTCGGTGGACCGGGTCTTGAACCTGGCAGATATCAAGCCATTGCTTGCGCTGTATGGCCGTACCCAGCTGGCTGCAGCGCTACGCAAACACCTGGACAAGCTGAGAGCCGATGCCCTCGCGGGCAAACTGATGCCGGCAGACGTGGATGAATCGCAGCTGATCGACATTCTTGAGAAACAACTGGCAGCTGCCAGCCGGCTGCACCTGCGCGCACTATTCAACCTTACCGGCACTGTGCTGCATACCAATCTCGGCCGCGCCCTGTTGCCGGACGAAGCTGTACAGGCGGTGGTCAGCGCGCTGACATCTCCCGGCAATCTCGAATTCGACCTGGAAACCGGCGGCCGCGGCGACCGCGACAGCCTGGTTGAAGATGTCCTGTGCGAACTGACTGGCGCCGAAGCCGCCACCGTGGTCAACAACAACGCCGCCGCGGTGCTGCTGATGCTCAACGCACTGGCGCAGAAAAAAGAAGTCATCGTTTCGCGCGGCGAGCTGGTCGAGATTGGCGGCGCATTCCGTATTCCCGACATCATGCAGCGCGCAGGTGCAAAGCTGGTGGAAATCGGCACTACTAATCGCACTCATCCGGCGGATTACGCCAACGCCATCACGCCTCGCAGCGCGATGCTGATGAAAGTCCATTGCAGCAATTACGCCATCAGCGGCTTCACCCGCAGCGTGGAAGTCAGCGCACTGGCGGAACTGGCGCAGCCGCACGGGCTGCCTGTGACCGTCGACCTTGGCAGCGGCACCCTGGTGGACCTGACGCAATGGGGTTTGCCCGGAGAAACCACGGTGCGGGAAACCATCCGCCAAGGTGCCGACCTGGTCACCTTCAGCGGCGACAAGCTATTGGGCGGGCCGCAAGCCGGCCTCATCGTCGGCCGCGCCGACCTGATACGCCGCATCAAGAAGAATCCGCTGAAGCGCGCACTGCGCGTCGGCAAACTCACCCTGGCCGCGCTGGAACCGGTGCTGCGGCTATACCTGGCTCCGGAATTCCTGGCGGAACGCTTGACGACACTGCGCCTGCTTACCCGCAGCCAGCCGTCGATCAAAGCGCAGGCCGAGCGCCTGCTGCCCGCGCTGCAAAGCTTACTCGGAACGCACTATACCGTCTCCGCCGAAGCCATGTTCAGCCAGATCGGCAGCGGCGCCCTGCCCGTCGATCAATTGCCTAGCCACGGCCTGGTGGTTCGTGCCGGGAATGCCGCCAATGGCGGCAAGCGCCACGGCCGCGCGCTCGACAAGCTGGAGAAAGCCTTGCGCCAGCTGCCGCGTCCAGTCATAGGACGGATTGCCAACGACGCGCTGTGGCTGGACTGCCGCTGCCTGGAGCAGCAGGACGAAGCCCTGTTCAGCACGCAGCTGCAAGGCCTGTCCATATGA
- the waaC gene encoding lipopolysaccharide heptosyltransferase I, producing the protein MNILIVRVSSLGDVVHNMPMVSDIRRHYPDANIDWVVEEGYVGLVRMNPDVRRIIPIALRRWRKTLFSAATRAEISHFRQQLKLDAYDVVFDTQGLLKTSVVMRMARLALDGQRVGLANATEGSGYEPLSRIFHTRSVEVGLHTHAVLRAREVAAKALGYSVEGVADFNMHPLAMAPADSPAWLPDAPYAVFFHGTARAAKQWPNSSWVSIATVLAERGLLVLLPWGSDAEKINAEQLASQMSDARVLPKLPLMEAVLLAQRAALVIGVDTGLTHIAAAFNRPTIELYCDSPRWKTEGNWSPQIVNLGELGAPPTVEQVAQAIGQLAA; encoded by the coding sequence TTGAACATCCTGATCGTCCGTGTCTCCTCGCTGGGAGACGTGGTCCACAACATGCCAATGGTGTCGGACATCCGGCGTCATTATCCCGATGCGAATATCGACTGGGTGGTCGAAGAGGGCTATGTCGGCCTGGTGCGCATGAATCCCGACGTGCGCCGTATCATTCCGATTGCCTTGAGGCGCTGGCGCAAGACCTTGTTCTCAGCCGCCACGCGGGCGGAAATTTCCCATTTCAGGCAACAGCTCAAACTGGATGCCTATGACGTCGTGTTCGATACCCAGGGTTTACTGAAAACCAGCGTGGTAATGCGCATGGCGCGGCTTGCTCTGGATGGCCAGCGGGTCGGGTTGGCGAATGCGACCGAGGGATCAGGCTATGAACCGCTGTCGCGCATATTTCACACTAGGAGCGTCGAGGTCGGCTTGCATACGCACGCGGTATTGCGTGCCCGCGAAGTAGCGGCAAAAGCGCTCGGCTACAGTGTCGAGGGCGTCGCCGATTTCAATATGCATCCTCTCGCCATGGCGCCTGCTGACTCTCCTGCATGGCTGCCGGACGCGCCATACGCGGTTTTTTTTCACGGCACGGCGCGTGCTGCCAAGCAGTGGCCGAACAGCAGTTGGGTAAGCATTGCGACGGTACTTGCCGAACGTGGGTTGCTGGTGCTGCTGCCCTGGGGCAGCGATGCCGAAAAGATCAATGCGGAACAGCTGGCGAGCCAGATGAGCGATGCGCGTGTGTTGCCTAAATTGCCGCTGATGGAAGCGGTGTTGCTGGCACAGCGCGCCGCGCTGGTGATTGGCGTCGATACCGGCCTGACCCATATTGCCGCTGCCTTTAATCGTCCAACCATCGAGTTGTATTGCGATTCGCCCCGCTGGAAAACCGAAGGCAACTGGTCACCGCAAATCGTCAACCTGGGAGAACTCGGGGCACCGCCCACTGTGGAGCAAGTTGCGCAGGCAATTGGCCAGCTAGCGGCATAA
- a CDS encoding polysaccharide biosynthesis protein, protein MNSFIGLSRLHKQVIAASADFILLPLTFCLAIWLRHDGLSSWLLHQYGLLILAAPLISIPIFIKLGLYRAVIRFIDHKIVYVVVFGVTLSVVALGAIGTFTQTAGYSRAVFGIYWVSAILYVAASRFLARGYLLRVSGTNGAVPVAIYGAGQAGTQLASALRAGNEYLPVAFIDDKKELYRATITGIKVFAVDDLPNLIARYKIKEILLAMPSLSKLQQKYILDKLEPLKVKIKVTPPIKSLINGELRVQDIREVEIEDLLGRDPVEPNPELISACIVNKCVLVTGAGGSIGSELCRQIMRQRPSRLILLEMSEFGLYAIEQELSELRRNLSLDIELLPFLGSVLETEKCTRIMRTFSVETVYHAAAYKHVPLVEHNPIEGIRNNVFGTLSVAKAAMASGVKSFVLISTDKAVRPTNVMGSTKRFAELILQAFSRGQAKSASQTRFCMVRFGNVLGSSGSVVPLFRKQIMGGGPITLTHPEITRYFMTIPEAAQLVLQAGAMGQGGDVFVLDMGDPVKIIDLATRMVHLSGLEVLSDLTPDGTIEINHVGLRPGEKLYEELLIGENVEGTEHPLIMRAQEVEIPWPLLENLLSQLDDACTRFAYEEVRDLLLRTVAEYSPQCGIEDFIWRAKRQLPNAGGAVLH, encoded by the coding sequence ATGAATTCTTTTATTGGTTTATCACGACTTCATAAGCAAGTAATCGCGGCGTCGGCAGATTTTATCTTGTTGCCGCTGACATTCTGTTTGGCAATATGGTTACGTCACGATGGTTTGAGTAGCTGGCTTTTACATCAGTATGGCTTGCTGATTTTGGCAGCCCCTTTAATTTCGATCCCGATTTTTATCAAATTGGGATTGTACAGAGCTGTCATTCGCTTCATTGATCACAAGATTGTATATGTAGTGGTGTTTGGGGTAACGCTTTCTGTGGTTGCTCTTGGCGCCATTGGGACTTTCACTCAGACCGCAGGCTATTCTCGTGCGGTTTTTGGCATTTATTGGGTAAGTGCAATTCTGTATGTGGCTGCAAGCCGTTTTTTAGCACGTGGTTATCTGTTGCGCGTCAGCGGCACTAACGGAGCGGTGCCTGTGGCAATTTATGGTGCCGGTCAGGCGGGAACCCAGCTGGCAAGCGCACTTCGTGCTGGGAATGAATATTTGCCTGTTGCATTTATTGATGATAAAAAAGAGTTGTATCGAGCAACGATTACCGGGATTAAAGTCTTTGCTGTTGACGATTTACCGAATTTAATTGCACGCTACAAAATCAAAGAGATTTTGCTGGCAATGCCATCATTGAGTAAGTTACAGCAAAAATATATTCTCGATAAACTCGAACCGCTCAAGGTCAAGATTAAAGTTACACCGCCTATTAAGAGTCTGATTAACGGGGAATTGAGAGTGCAAGATATTCGCGAAGTTGAGATCGAGGATTTATTGGGACGTGATCCAGTCGAACCTAATCCGGAGTTGATTTCTGCTTGTATCGTGAATAAATGTGTATTGGTAACTGGAGCCGGAGGTTCGATCGGATCAGAACTTTGTCGCCAGATTATGCGACAGCGGCCATCGCGTTTGATTTTGCTAGAAATGTCGGAGTTCGGCCTATATGCGATTGAGCAGGAATTGAGTGAGTTGCGAAGGAATCTGAGCCTTGACATTGAGTTATTGCCATTTTTGGGTTCAGTACTGGAAACTGAAAAATGCACACGCATCATGCGGACATTTTCGGTCGAAACTGTATATCATGCGGCTGCCTACAAGCACGTTCCTTTGGTCGAGCATAATCCGATCGAAGGTATACGAAATAATGTATTTGGTACGCTAAGTGTGGCTAAAGCCGCTATGGCTTCCGGGGTCAAGTCATTTGTATTGATTTCGACCGACAAGGCTGTCCGGCCCACTAACGTAATGGGTTCTACCAAACGATTTGCTGAACTGATATTGCAGGCATTTTCTCGTGGACAAGCCAAGAGCGCATCGCAAACAAGATTCTGCATGGTACGTTTTGGTAATGTGCTGGGCTCATCCGGTTCGGTAGTGCCACTATTTCGCAAGCAGATCATGGGGGGAGGGCCGATTACTTTGACTCATCCCGAAATCACTCGTTATTTCATGACAATCCCTGAAGCGGCCCAATTAGTGCTGCAGGCTGGCGCCATGGGACAAGGGGGGGATGTTTTTGTATTGGATATGGGCGATCCGGTAAAGATCATTGACCTGGCAACTAGAATGGTCCACTTAAGCGGGCTAGAGGTGCTGTCCGATTTGACGCCAGACGGCACGATAGAAATCAACCATGTTGGTTTACGACCCGGCGAAAAACTGTACGAAGAGCTTTTGATCGGGGAGAATGTCGAAGGCACGGAGCATCCATTGATCATGCGGGCACAAGAAGTGGAGATTCCTTGGCCTCTTTTGGAGAATCTGCTGAGTCAATTGGACGATGCCTGTACTAGGTTTGCCTATGAAGAAGTGCGTGATCTATTATTGCGGACAGTCGCTGAATATTCGCCGCAATGTGGCATCGAGGATTTTATATGGCGTGCTAAACGTCAATTACCGAATGCTGGGGGGGCGGTGCTCCATTAA
- the selB gene encoding selenocysteine-specific translation elongation factor has protein sequence MIVGTAGHIDHGKTTLIKALTGVNTDRLKEEQARGISIELGYAYTPLPNGEVLGFIDVPGHERLVHTMVAGASGIDFALLVIAADDGVMPQTREHLEILQWLGISTGAVALTKTDRADAARMTEVTSEIRELLAATKLADAPVFAVAAHHAQDAGTAALQQHLHEAAQHMSPRRDDGLFRLAIDRVFTLAGHGTVVTGTVFSGQVQLGDHLALMPAGDTVRVRSLHVQNRPAASGHAGQRCALNLTGIDKDAIKRGDWLAAPSAMTASTRMDVELQLSAHAGVLLRNRSPLHVHLGTLHQVAQVALLDGNTMMPGSRSRVQLLFESPVCAIPGDRFIVRNAQANMTIGGGHVLDPLAPARKRRAPERQAWLDAMQLMLDGAGVSALLQAASPGGMRLSMLMQLSGLPATALQLPEGAQSIAVNSQEQDNFVMLPAQWQSLRTLAVTALTDFHARFPDEQGVDAARLRRMALPALDNALWQAVIGSLTSDAMIQRSGPWLHLPQHAVSLSDSEQVLAQQLLPALAAAGFDPPWVRELAQAHKIPEEQVRQLLRKLLQQGLVYQIERDLFYHHDRVRELAALLAGLATEVNTGATAGVNAARWRDATGLGRKRAIQILEFFDRIGYTRRVRDAHVLRDGAWPGWHGSAESG, from the coding sequence ATGATCGTCGGCACCGCCGGGCATATCGATCACGGCAAGACTACACTCATCAAGGCGCTGACCGGTGTCAACACCGACCGCCTCAAGGAAGAGCAGGCCCGCGGCATTTCGATCGAGCTTGGTTATGCCTACACCCCGCTGCCGAACGGCGAGGTGCTGGGATTTATCGACGTGCCCGGCCACGAACGCCTGGTGCATACGATGGTGGCCGGCGCGTCCGGCATCGACTTCGCGCTGCTGGTGATCGCCGCCGATGATGGTGTCATGCCGCAGACTCGCGAGCATCTGGAAATCCTGCAATGGCTGGGCATCAGCACCGGTGCAGTGGCATTGACCAAGACCGACCGCGCCGATGCTGCACGCATGACAGAAGTCACCAGCGAAATTCGCGAACTGCTGGCGGCCACCAAACTGGCCGACGCGCCAGTCTTTGCCGTCGCGGCACATCATGCGCAGGATGCCGGAACCGCCGCCCTGCAGCAGCATTTGCATGAGGCCGCACAGCACATGTCGCCGCGCCGCGATGACGGCCTGTTCAGGCTCGCCATCGATCGCGTATTTACCCTCGCCGGGCACGGCACCGTGGTGACGGGAACCGTTTTCTCCGGCCAGGTCCAGCTTGGCGATCACCTCGCATTAATGCCGGCCGGCGATACCGTGCGGGTGCGCAGCCTGCATGTGCAAAACCGCCCTGCCGCCAGCGGCCACGCCGGGCAGCGTTGCGCGCTCAACCTGACCGGCATCGACAAGGATGCCATCAAACGCGGCGACTGGCTGGCTGCTCCGTCCGCCATGACCGCATCGACCAGGATGGATGTGGAACTCCAGCTGTCGGCCCATGCCGGCGTATTGCTGCGCAACCGTTCTCCGCTGCACGTGCACCTGGGCACCTTGCATCAAGTCGCCCAGGTCGCGCTACTGGACGGAAATACGATGATGCCGGGCAGTCGGAGCAGGGTGCAGCTGCTATTCGAATCTCCTGTCTGCGCCATTCCCGGCGATCGATTCATCGTCCGCAATGCGCAGGCAAACATGACGATAGGCGGCGGCCACGTGCTGGATCCGCTTGCTCCGGCGCGCAAACGCCGTGCGCCGGAGCGCCAAGCCTGGCTCGACGCCATGCAGCTGATGCTGGATGGGGCCGGCGTCAGCGCCTTGCTGCAAGCCGCTTCGCCCGGCGGCATGCGCCTGTCCATGCTGATGCAGCTCAGCGGATTGCCAGCCACTGCGTTGCAATTGCCGGAAGGCGCGCAATCCATTGCGGTCAATTCGCAAGAACAAGATAATTTTGTCATGCTGCCGGCCCAGTGGCAGTCCCTAAGAACACTGGCGGTAACCGCACTCACGGATTTTCATGCGCGTTTCCCCGACGAACAGGGCGTGGATGCAGCGCGCCTGCGGCGCATGGCGCTGCCGGCGCTGGACAATGCACTGTGGCAGGCAGTCATCGGCTCGCTCACCAGCGACGCGATGATCCAGCGCAGCGGACCATGGCTGCATCTGCCGCAACATGCGGTGTCGCTGTCTGACAGCGAACAGGTGTTGGCGCAGCAACTGCTGCCGGCGCTGGCAGCGGCTGGATTCGATCCGCCCTGGGTACGCGAGCTGGCGCAAGCGCACAAGATTCCGGAGGAGCAGGTACGGCAGCTGCTGCGTAAATTGCTGCAGCAGGGGCTCGTATATCAAATTGAGCGCGATCTGTTTTATCACCATGATCGCGTGCGTGAGCTGGCCGCGCTGCTGGCGGGCCTGGCAACTGAAGTAAACACTGGCGCAACTGCCGGAGTGAACGCAGCGCGCTGGCGCGATGCCACCGGACTGGGACGCAAGCGCGCCATCCAGATCCTGGAATTTTTTGACCGCATAGGTTATACGCGCCGGGTACGCGATGCGCATGTATTGCGCGATGGCGCCTGGCCGGGATGGCATGGAAGTGCTGAATCAGGATAA
- the fdhE gene encoding formate dehydrogenase accessory protein FdhE produces MQRILEPGEIEALDHNAIPRIRLPERASVFGNRARRLKQLAAGNAIGEYLSLMAVLVEAQQLALDKLAGEPNDHARDQASINLANAHLMPLILATDQAHSPHWQAVLAQLLEHTASTGNIPAAAAQLITRIQQSSANQRDSQAEAILRGNVEIVDPATAPFYTAALQVVCCDLVTRFSERDVPLLDTPGLCPCCGSPPVASVVRMDGQSQGHRYLQCSMCAAEWHMVRIKCSHCDSTKGIAYHVIEGGPAAVKAETCDECHSWLKIFYQEKDPFIEPLADDLASVTLDLLMGETTYARRRGNPLFWQSMEN; encoded by the coding sequence TTGCAACGCATTCTCGAACCAGGTGAAATTGAAGCACTCGATCATAACGCTATTCCACGCATTCGCCTGCCGGAGCGTGCAAGCGTATTCGGCAATCGCGCACGACGCCTGAAGCAACTTGCAGCCGGCAACGCCATCGGCGAATACCTGAGCCTGATGGCGGTGCTGGTGGAAGCGCAACAACTGGCCCTGGACAAACTGGCCGGCGAACCGAATGACCATGCCCGGGACCAGGCCAGCATCAACCTCGCAAACGCGCATTTAATGCCGCTGATCCTGGCCACAGACCAGGCGCACAGCCCGCACTGGCAAGCAGTCCTGGCGCAATTGCTGGAGCACACCGCATCAACCGGCAACATCCCGGCAGCCGCAGCACAATTGATAACTCGCATCCAGCAAAGCAGCGCGAACCAACGCGACAGCCAGGCCGAAGCCATTTTGCGCGGCAACGTTGAAATCGTCGATCCGGCCACTGCACCGTTCTACACCGCGGCCTTGCAAGTCGTGTGCTGCGATCTTGTAACCCGTTTCAGCGAACGCGACGTACCGCTGCTCGACACACCCGGCCTGTGCCCATGCTGCGGCTCGCCGCCGGTCGCCAGCGTGGTGCGGATGGATGGACAGTCGCAGGGGCATCGTTATTTACAATGCAGCATGTGCGCCGCCGAATGGCATATGGTGCGCATCAAGTGCAGCCATTGCGACTCCACAAAAGGCATTGCTTATCACGTCATAGAAGGTGGCCCGGCAGCCGTCAAGGCGGAAACCTGCGACGAATGCCATAGCTGGCTTAAAATCTTCTACCAGGAAAAAGATCCCTTTATCGAGCCGCTGGCCGATGACCTGGCCAGCGTAACCCTGGACCTGCTGATGGGTGAAACTACTTACGCACGCCGGCGCGGCAACCCCTTGTTCTGGCAATCCATGGAGAATTGA
- the fdxH gene encoding formate dehydrogenase subunit beta: protein MALQSLDIKRVSATTTPPPGVREPVTGTVAKLIDVTKCIGCKACQTACMEWNDLRDEVGVNVGVLDNPPDMTEHSWTVMRFSEYENPDGNLEWLIRKDGCMHCEDPGCLKACPSPGAIVQYNNGIVDFHEENCIGCGYCVTGCPFDVPRISKKDNKAYKCTLCSDRVAVGQEPACVKTCPTGAIVFGTKEDMKEHAAERIVDLKERGFDKAGLYDPPGVGGTHVMYVLHHADKPSLYHGLPDNPRISPLVGLWKGAAKPLALAGIALTALAGFFHYIKVGPNEVSAEDEAAEREEADASRRGAQLPAPHGSNVTSQDPPP, encoded by the coding sequence ATGGCACTGCAATCATTAGATATAAAACGGGTATCCGCCACCACCACGCCGCCACCCGGCGTGCGCGAGCCGGTGACGGGCACCGTCGCCAAGCTGATCGACGTCACCAAGTGCATAGGCTGCAAGGCCTGCCAGACCGCCTGCATGGAGTGGAACGACCTGCGCGACGAGGTCGGCGTCAATGTCGGTGTGCTGGACAATCCGCCCGACATGACGGAGCATTCCTGGACCGTCATGCGTTTCTCGGAATATGAAAACCCGGACGGCAATCTTGAATGGCTGATCCGCAAGGACGGCTGCATGCACTGCGAAGACCCGGGTTGCCTCAAGGCTTGTCCTTCGCCCGGCGCCATCGTCCAGTACAACAACGGCATTGTCGATTTTCATGAAGAAAACTGCATCGGCTGCGGCTATTGCGTAACCGGTTGCCCGTTTGACGTGCCGCGTATTTCGAAGAAAGACAACAAGGCCTACAAATGCACGCTGTGCTCGGACCGCGTGGCGGTCGGCCAGGAACCGGCCTGCGTCAAGACCTGTCCTACCGGCGCCATCGTGTTCGGCACCAAGGAAGACATGAAGGAGCACGCCGCCGAACGTATTGTCGACCTCAAGGAACGCGGTTTCGACAAGGCCGGGCTGTATGATCCGCCAGGCGTGGGCGGCACCCATGTCATGTATGTGCTGCACCACGCCGACAAACCATCGCTCTATCACGGTTTGCCGGACAATCCGCGCATCAGCCCGCTGGTGGGCTTGTGGAAAGGCGCCGCCAAGCCGCTGGCGCTGGCGGGCATCGCCCTGACCGCGCTGGCAGGATTTTTCCACTATATCAAGGTCGGACCGAACGAAGTCTCGGCAGAAGACGAGGCGGCGGAACGGGAAGAAGCCGATGCCTCACGGCGCGGCGCGCAACTGCCAGCGCCGCACGGCAGCAATGTCACCTCGCAGGATCCGCCACCATGA
- a CDS encoding phosphomannomutase/phosphoglucomutase: MLPLSKSIFKAYDIRGIVGKTLDIGIARQIGQAFGTTARAKGEKTVIVGRDGRLSGPELATALAAGLRDAGVDVIDLGVVVTPMVYFATHVLGAQSGIMVTGSHNPPDYNGFKMVLAGEAIYGETIQQLYQAIDSGSVEATISVPSGSYRQHDIRQAYLQRIVSDTKLARPMKIVVDCGNGVAGAFAGELYRALGCEVQELFCEVDGTFPNHHPDPAHPENLQDVIRALQDSDAEIGLAFDGDGDRLGVVTKDGQIIYPDRQLMLFAADVLTRHPGREILYDVKCTRHLAPWITAHGGKPLMWKTGHSLVKAKMRETGAPLGGEMSGHVFFKDRWYGFDDGLYAGVRLLELLSRESDPSAVLNALPQSSSTPELQLKLEEGENFSLIEKLQGEAKFPGADDIIKIDGLRVEYPDGFGLARSSNTTPVVVMRFEAESEQALARIQSEFKRVILAAKPDASLPF, translated from the coding sequence ATGCTCCCACTCTCAAAATCCATATTCAAGGCTTACGACATTCGCGGCATCGTCGGTAAAACTCTGGACATCGGCATCGCGCGCCAGATTGGCCAGGCCTTCGGCACCACTGCCCGGGCCAAGGGTGAAAAAACAGTCATTGTCGGCCGCGACGGCCGATTGTCCGGCCCCGAGCTTGCGACCGCCCTGGCGGCCGGTTTGCGCGACGCCGGTGTGGATGTGATCGACCTGGGCGTGGTAGTGACGCCGATGGTGTATTTCGCGACCCATGTGCTGGGCGCTCAGTCCGGCATCATGGTCACCGGCAGCCACAATCCGCCTGACTATAACGGCTTCAAGATGGTACTGGCAGGCGAGGCGATATACGGCGAGACCATCCAGCAGCTGTACCAGGCCATCGACAGCGGCAGCGTCGAGGCAACGATCTCGGTGCCAAGCGGCAGCTACCGCCAGCACGACATCAGGCAGGCTTATCTGCAGCGCATTGTCAGCGACACCAAGCTGGCGCGGCCGATGAAGATCGTGGTCGATTGCGGCAACGGCGTCGCCGGCGCCTTTGCCGGCGAACTGTACCGTGCGCTCGGCTGTGAGGTGCAGGAACTGTTCTGCGAAGTGGACGGCACTTTCCCCAACCACCATCCCGATCCGGCGCATCCGGAAAACCTGCAGGACGTGATTCGCGCCCTGCAAGATTCCGATGCCGAAATCGGCCTGGCGTTCGATGGCGACGGCGATCGCCTCGGCGTGGTGACCAAGGATGGCCAGATCATTTACCCGGACCGGCAGCTGATGCTGTTTGCGGCAGATGTGCTGACGCGCCATCCGGGCCGCGAGATCCTGTACGACGTCAAATGCACGCGCCACCTGGCGCCGTGGATCACTGCACACGGCGGCAAGCCGCTGATGTGGAAGACCGGCCACTCGCTGGTCAAGGCCAAGATGCGGGAAACCGGCGCGCCGCTCGGCGGCGAGATGAGCGGCCATGTGTTCTTCAAGGACCGCTGGTACGGTTTCGATGACGGCCTGTATGCAGGTGTGCGCCTGCTGGAATTGCTGAGCCGCGAAAGCGATCCGTCGGCGGTGCTGAACGCGTTGCCGCAATCGTCCAGCACGCCCGAGCTGCAGCTGAAACTGGAGGAAGGGGAGAACTTCAGCCTGATCGAAAAACTGCAAGGCGAGGCGAAATTCCCTGGCGCCGACGACATCATCAAGATCGACGGCCTGCGTGTCGAATATCCGGACGGCTTCGGCCTGGCGCGCTCATCCAATACCACGCCGGTGGTCGTGATGCGTTTCGAGGCGGAGTCGGAACAGGCGCTGGCGCGGATCCAATCGGAATTCAAGCGGGTGATCCTGGCCGCCAAGCCTGATGCATCGCTGCCTTTTTAA